A region of Rhodospirillales bacterium DNA encodes the following proteins:
- a CDS encoding VWA domain-containing protein — protein sequence MNRFPSTGRARRLAAAVLVAATALACWAPTAGAQRTPPPAGPRAPLLMEGKKTLFQRVLTRPDARPFDKPAGTAGAALPPMTALYVYARQKVGAGEWLEVGATSDGRAPAGWLKAEDTVAWKQTLTLAFTNPSGRGRTMFFREREALQKVLEAEDRQAQARALRDQIVAGGALPAAFPVLSIEPTTHIDIAQKFYLLPILEASETYLANNMKARMLKVASVALREEGEDPLKPKVRQNMYESLKDFRLGVVFVVDTTTSMQPYLDKAREAAKRFYDQIERAGLKASYGLVAFRSSLQVTPGLEYLTKVYAQPKEALDGKAFMEKLKDLKATTVSSHAFTEDSIAGLKAAIDEIDWTGFDGRIVVLITDAGPLKSSDPTSATGLDIGGVRALADANNIHIMAVHLRTAAGKADHQPAGAQYTTLTGGGNLPGALYYPIEAGGVGDFGKSMDGVAEGVTGLMRAFAQGKLEEQRRQEAQAAPQTGQPPRIQRDVALIGHAMALAYLGRQNQTVAPKMFEAWATDRDVDTPTATALEVRVLLSKNQLSDLQQTIKRVIDAGKRGQLTPSGFFDELRSAAAAMSRDPSRIGRGGGEKLGELGLMGEYLDDLPYKSKLMGIDQQTWSTWSIAEQQALIDELEAKARLYERLHNDTKLWVALGGPNTNPGDLVYPIPLDAMP from the coding sequence ATGAACCGCTTTCCATCGACCGGGCGCGCGCGCCGCCTCGCCGCCGCCGTGCTCGTGGCCGCGACCGCGCTGGCGTGCTGGGCGCCGACGGCCGGCGCGCAGCGGACGCCGCCGCCCGCCGGCCCGCGCGCGCCGCTGCTGATGGAGGGCAAGAAGACGCTGTTCCAGCGCGTGCTCACGCGGCCCGACGCGCGCCCGTTCGACAAGCCGGCCGGCACCGCCGGCGCGGCGCTGCCGCCGATGACGGCGCTCTACGTCTACGCCCGCCAGAAGGTCGGCGCCGGCGAATGGTTGGAGGTCGGGGCCACGTCCGACGGCCGCGCCCCGGCCGGGTGGCTCAAGGCCGAGGACACGGTGGCGTGGAAGCAGACGCTGACGCTGGCCTTCACCAACCCCTCGGGCCGAGGCCGCACGATGTTCTTCCGCGAGCGCGAGGCGCTGCAGAAGGTGCTGGAGGCGGAGGACCGCCAGGCCCAGGCGCGGGCGTTGCGCGACCAGATCGTGGCCGGCGGCGCCCTGCCCGCCGCGTTCCCGGTGCTGTCGATCGAGCCGACCACGCACATCGACATCGCGCAGAAATTCTACCTGCTGCCGATCCTCGAGGCGTCCGAGACCTACCTCGCCAACAACATGAAGGCGCGCATGCTGAAGGTGGCGTCCGTCGCGCTGCGCGAGGAGGGCGAGGATCCGCTGAAGCCGAAGGTGCGGCAGAACATGTACGAGTCGCTGAAGGATTTCAGGCTCGGCGTGGTCTTCGTGGTCGACACCACCACCTCGATGCAGCCCTATCTCGACAAGGCGCGCGAGGCGGCCAAGCGCTTCTACGACCAGATCGAGCGCGCCGGCCTGAAGGCCAGCTACGGCCTCGTCGCCTTCCGCAGCAGCCTGCAGGTGACGCCGGGGCTGGAGTACCTGACCAAGGTCTACGCCCAGCCCAAGGAGGCGCTCGACGGCAAGGCCTTCATGGAGAAGCTGAAGGACCTCAAGGCCACGACCGTCTCCAGCCACGCCTTCACCGAGGATTCGATCGCCGGCCTCAAGGCGGCGATCGACGAGATCGACTGGACCGGGTTCGACGGCCGCATCGTCGTGCTGATCACCGACGCGGGGCCGCTCAAGAGCAGCGACCCGACGTCGGCGACCGGCCTGGACATCGGCGGCGTGCGGGCGCTGGCAGACGCCAACAACATCCACATCATGGCGGTGCATCTGCGCACCGCCGCCGGCAAGGCCGACCACCAGCCGGCCGGCGCGCAGTACACGACGCTGACCGGCGGGGGCAACCTGCCCGGCGCGCTCTACTATCCGATCGAGGCCGGCGGCGTCGGCGATTTCGGCAAGAGCATGGACGGCGTCGCCGAGGGCGTCACCGGCCTGATGCGCGCCTTCGCGCAGGGCAAGCTGGAGGAGCAGCGCCGGCAGGAGGCGCAGGCGGCGCCGCAGACCGGCCAGCCGCCGCGCATCCAGCGCGACGTGGCGCTGATCGGCCACGCCATGGCGCTGGCCTATCTCGGCCGCCAGAACCAGACCGTGGCGCCCAAGATGTTCGAGGCGTGGGCGACCGACCGCGACGTCGACACGCCCACGGCGACGGCGCTGGAGGTGCGCGTCCTGCTCAGCAAGAACCAGCTCAGCGACCTGCAGCAGACGATCAAGCGCGTGATCGACGCCGGCAAGCGCGGCCAGCTCACGCCGTCGGGCTTCTTCGACGAGCTGCGGAGCGCGGCGGCGGCGATGAGCCGCGATCCGTCGCGTATCGGCCGCGGTGGCGGCGAGAAGCTGGGCGAGCTGGGGCTGATGGGGGAGTACCTCGACGACCTGCCGTACAAGAGCAAGCTGATGGGCATCGACCAGCAGACCTGGTCGACCTGGTCGATCGCCGAGCAGCAGGCGCTGATCGACGAGCTCGAGGCCAAGGCGCGGCTCTACGAGCGGCTGCACAACGACACCAAGCTGTGGGTGGCGTTGGGTGGACCGAACACCAACCCCGGCGATCTCGTCTATCCGATCCCGCTCGACGCGATGCCTTGA
- a CDS encoding virulence factor SrfB, protein MSDLAYLPRYPQPTTLIAKSGVQFLDFGFDPNRLIVKEWRFQDTNALGATSPSPDKLVQFEYDAGTGVYTVMEGGKRKEAQGNLDIGLKDALAPFIDKWIPVPFFQVRPGRSFKDGPSDWARVRLVDLEARNGEGFRDEHGFRYRIVLAFDTGLLPELEGRAYLAPSAKDVASGAIFSLAPRQADNQWFLRQDWVQKWIDESFRELFPKLSPQEIESEAKRSPAEPTARYLSFLGLLDGAGVFPPIKMVGDAEHPGRGAIDVDLVLDVGNSRTCGMLIESTGERAANLNDSYELALRDLTHPERVYAKPFESRIEFAQAEFGKNHLSRLGGRTDAFVWPTMARIGPEATRLAARRRGTEGNTGMSSPKRYLWDVDAQKREWLFNTAFSSEMGTMAANSGPLAQLVNQKGEALHRLDPEDPDNLPVFEPLYSRSSMMTFAMCEIVLQALTQMNSAAQRGRRSHAEVPRRLRRILMTVPTGMPLAERQIFKRRAEAARDLVWMVLGWRLDDWDAPPPEVFLEWDEASCTQLVYLYTEVARNFGGDARAFFQAARKPRLRQDRSDTLRIASLDIGGGTTDLIINTYTVEGAGTSVTIHPEQNYREGFNKAGDDILLRVIQQHVLPPIERALADAGIAAADDLTAELFGGDRGGEDVETRNLRRQFALQVASPIGLALLGACEAYAPLDGTASAEARPFESFFAAHARPAAEVVTFINETARKRGGRDFDLRKVVFPVDLPGIDDTVQAEIKNVLTPLCELVYAYDCDLLLLTGRPSRLPALRSLALKLLPLSPDRVVPLHEYRAGVWYPFRDSRMRVGDPKTTVAVGAMICALGQSQLPGFSFRSDKLKARSTARFIGKIEGAGRMLKQDTYYSNVDLDNPEFQLPESPFEFRGPMTLGFRQMDLERWPTTRLYFLEYASKKDGDALSRRTPLFVTLKRARPSERGGVDVENVDIGTVVDRDSNNVNRRALSLRLQTLAQSEGYWLDTGMLKTV, encoded by the coding sequence CGATCTCGCCTATCTCCCCCGATATCCCCAGCCGACGACCCTGATCGCCAAGAGCGGCGTGCAGTTCCTCGATTTCGGCTTCGATCCCAACCGCCTCATCGTCAAGGAGTGGCGGTTCCAGGACACCAACGCGCTCGGAGCGACGTCGCCGTCGCCCGACAAGCTCGTCCAGTTCGAGTACGACGCCGGCACCGGCGTCTACACGGTGATGGAGGGCGGCAAGCGCAAGGAGGCGCAGGGCAACCTCGACATCGGATTGAAGGACGCGCTGGCGCCGTTCATCGACAAGTGGATCCCCGTGCCGTTCTTCCAGGTGCGGCCGGGCCGCAGCTTCAAGGACGGCCCCAGCGACTGGGCGCGCGTGCGGCTGGTCGATCTGGAGGCGCGCAACGGCGAGGGCTTCCGCGACGAGCACGGCTTCCGCTACCGCATCGTGCTGGCGTTCGACACCGGCCTGCTGCCGGAGCTCGAGGGCCGCGCCTACCTCGCGCCCTCGGCCAAGGACGTCGCGTCGGGCGCGATCTTCTCGCTGGCGCCGCGCCAGGCCGACAACCAGTGGTTCCTGCGCCAGGACTGGGTGCAGAAGTGGATCGACGAATCGTTCCGCGAGCTGTTCCCCAAGCTGTCGCCGCAGGAGATCGAGAGCGAGGCCAAGCGCTCGCCGGCCGAGCCCACGGCGCGCTACCTGTCGTTCCTCGGCCTGCTCGACGGCGCCGGCGTCTTTCCGCCGATCAAGATGGTCGGCGACGCCGAGCATCCCGGCCGCGGCGCGATCGACGTCGACCTCGTGCTCGACGTCGGCAACTCGCGCACCTGCGGCATGCTGATCGAGTCGACGGGCGAGCGGGCGGCCAACCTCAACGATTCCTACGAGCTGGCGCTGCGCGACCTGACGCATCCCGAGCGGGTCTACGCCAAGCCGTTCGAGTCGCGCATCGAGTTCGCGCAGGCGGAGTTCGGCAAGAACCACCTGTCGCGGCTGGGCGGACGCACCGACGCCTTCGTGTGGCCGACCATGGCGCGCATCGGGCCCGAGGCGACGCGGCTGGCGGCGCGCCGCCGCGGCACCGAGGGCAACACCGGCATGTCCTCGCCCAAGCGCTACCTGTGGGACGTCGACGCCCAGAAGCGCGAATGGCTGTTCAACACCGCCTTCTCGTCGGAGATGGGCACCATGGCCGCCAACAGCGGCCCGCTGGCGCAGCTCGTCAACCAGAAGGGCGAGGCGCTGCACCGGCTCGATCCGGAGGACCCCGACAACCTGCCGGTGTTCGAGCCGCTCTACTCGCGGTCGTCGATGATGACCTTCGCGATGTGCGAGATCGTGCTGCAGGCGCTGACGCAGATGAACTCGGCGGCGCAGCGCGGCCGGCGCAGCCACGCCGAGGTGCCGCGCCGCCTGCGGCGCATCCTGATGACGGTGCCGACCGGCATGCCGCTGGCCGAGCGCCAGATCTTCAAGCGCCGCGCCGAGGCGGCGCGCGACCTGGTGTGGATGGTGCTGGGCTGGCGTCTCGACGACTGGGACGCGCCGCCGCCGGAGGTGTTCCTCGAGTGGGACGAGGCGAGCTGCACCCAGCTCGTCTACCTCTACACCGAGGTCGCGCGGAATTTCGGCGGCGACGCGCGCGCCTTCTTCCAGGCGGCGCGCAAGCCGCGCCTGCGCCAGGACCGCTCCGACACGCTGCGCATCGCCAGCCTCGACATCGGGGGCGGCACCACCGACCTGATCATCAACACCTACACGGTCGAGGGCGCCGGCACGTCGGTGACCATCCATCCCGAGCAGAACTACCGCGAGGGCTTCAACAAGGCCGGCGACGACATCCTGCTGCGCGTCATCCAGCAGCACGTGCTGCCGCCGATCGAGCGGGCGCTGGCCGACGCCGGCATCGCCGCCGCCGACGACCTCACGGCCGAGCTGTTCGGCGGCGACCGCGGCGGCGAGGACGTCGAGACCCGCAACCTGCGCCGGCAGTTCGCGCTCCAGGTGGCGAGCCCGATCGGGCTGGCGCTGCTGGGCGCCTGCGAGGCCTACGCGCCGCTCGACGGGACGGCGTCGGCCGAGGCGCGGCCCTTCGAGTCGTTCTTCGCCGCGCACGCCCGGCCGGCGGCCGAGGTGGTGACCTTCATCAACGAGACCGCGCGCAAGCGCGGCGGCCGCGACTTCGACCTGCGCAAGGTGGTGTTCCCGGTCGACCTGCCGGGCATCGACGACACCGTGCAGGCCGAGATCAAGAACGTGCTGACGCCGCTGTGCGAGCTGGTCTACGCCTACGACTGCGACCTGCTGCTGCTGACCGGCCGCCCGTCGCGGCTGCCGGCGCTGCGCTCGCTGGCGCTGAAGCTGCTGCCGCTGTCGCCCGACCGCGTCGTGCCGCTGCACGAGTACCGCGCCGGCGTCTGGTATCCTTTCCGCGACAGCCGCATGCGGGTCGGCGACCCCAAGACCACGGTCGCGGTCGGCGCCATGATCTGCGCCCTGGGCCAGTCGCAGCTGCCCGGCTTCTCGTTCCGCTCCGACAAGCTGAAGGCGCGCAGCACCGCGCGCTTCATCGGCAAGATCGAGGGCGCCGGGCGGATGCTGAAGCAGGACACGTACTACTCCAACGTCGACCTCGACAATCCCGAGTTCCAGCTTCCCGAGTCGCCGTTCGAGTTCCGCGGCCCCATGACGCTGGGCTTCCGGCAGATGGACCTCGAGCGCTGGCCGACGACGCGGCTGTACTTCCTCGAGTACGCCAGCAAGAAGGACGGCGACGCGCTGAGCCGGCGCACGCCGCTGTTCGTGACGCTCAAGCGCGCGCGGCCCAGCGAGCGCGGCGGCGTCGACGTCGAGAACGTCGACATCGGCACGGTGGTCGACCGCGACAGCAACAACGTCAACCGCCGCGCGCTCTCGCTGCGGCTGCAGACGCTGGCGCAGTCCGAGGGCTACTGGCTCGACACCGGCATGCTGAAGACGGTCTGA
- a CDS encoding sel1 repeat family protein has product MRAEVLPKPELPGHAVLRVHGLDAGADGLTICIERRQGPEKYLSDGGWQRSETWLAPERIEGFEGGIDFHVGPVVCDMVAGMTARLSIREPGIGTVGATVVAWPAMQTSGAYDPNRILTDDSAAGTGRSFGTGSAPTIVANLKAAPALPSILQAPPEPDPPPPPLQMEPPPPFQPPPFQPPPFQPPPFQPPPQAEPPPAFAPDPPPMFAPQAEPPPPFGMDSPFDRPTTVSTPEPRPAPPPKKSGGAGIWIALAAVLVLLIGGGGGAYWWFFMREEPVVIVDPNKPDPNKGGPQTADYTTPIRKQVEDFLKTNPTPAQIVEKGRAFLKAGQLEGAFLVWRHGAETGDPVAAAELGGFYDPVNPIANSPFPPSAERAAQWYERAAKVELPAAMRKLGMLYAKGGEGFPADKSKARDWLTKAADKGDAEAKRALAEL; this is encoded by the coding sequence ATGCGCGCCGAAGTCCTTCCCAAGCCGGAACTGCCCGGTCACGCCGTGCTGCGCGTCCATGGTTTGGACGCCGGCGCCGACGGTTTGACCATCTGCATCGAGCGCCGGCAGGGACCGGAGAAGTACCTCTCGGACGGAGGCTGGCAGCGCTCGGAGACATGGCTGGCGCCGGAACGGATCGAGGGCTTCGAGGGCGGCATCGACTTCCACGTCGGCCCCGTCGTCTGCGACATGGTCGCGGGCATGACCGCGCGGCTGTCGATCCGCGAGCCCGGCATCGGCACCGTCGGCGCCACCGTGGTGGCGTGGCCGGCGATGCAGACCTCGGGCGCCTACGACCCCAACCGCATCCTGACGGACGATTCGGCGGCCGGCACCGGCCGGTCCTTCGGCACCGGCTCGGCGCCCACCATCGTCGCCAACCTCAAGGCGGCGCCGGCGCTGCCGTCGATCCTGCAGGCGCCGCCGGAGCCCGATCCGCCGCCGCCGCCGCTCCAGATGGAGCCGCCGCCCCCGTTCCAGCCGCCGCCCTTCCAGCCGCCTCCGTTCCAACCGCCGCCGTTCCAGCCGCCGCCGCAGGCCGAACCGCCGCCGGCGTTCGCGCCCGATCCGCCGCCGATGTTCGCGCCGCAGGCCGAGCCGCCGCCGCCGTTCGGCATGGATTCGCCGTTCGACCGGCCGACCACCGTCAGCACGCCGGAGCCGCGGCCGGCCCCGCCGCCGAAGAAATCGGGCGGCGCCGGAATCTGGATCGCGCTCGCGGCCGTCCTCGTGCTGCTGATCGGCGGTGGAGGCGGAGCGTACTGGTGGTTCTTCATGCGCGAGGAGCCGGTCGTCATCGTCGATCCGAACAAGCCGGATCCGAACAAGGGCGGACCGCAGACGGCCGACTACACCACGCCGATCCGCAAGCAGGTCGAGGACTTCCTCAAGACCAACCCGACGCCGGCGCAGATCGTCGAGAAAGGTCGCGCCTTCCTCAAGGCCGGCCAGCTCGAGGGCGCGTTCCTTGTCTGGCGCCACGGCGCGGAGACCGGCGATCCGGTCGCCGCCGCCGAGCTCGGTGGATTCTACGACCCGGTGAACCCGATCGCCAATTCGCCGTTTCCACCCAGCGCCGAGCGCGCCGCGCAATGGTACGAGCGCGCCGCCAAGGTCGAGCTACCGGCGGCGATGCGCAAACTCGGCATGCTCTACGCCAAGGGCGGCGAGGGATTTCCAGCCGACAAGTCCAAGGCGCGGGACTGGCTGACCAAGGCCGCCGACAAGGGCGACGCCGAGGCCAAGCGGGCGTTGGCGGAGCTTTGA
- a CDS encoding ATP-binding cassette domain-containing protein, translated as MTERAAPLLSLRGVAKRRESAGARFELRVESLDVAAGERVALVGESGSGKSTLLDLLALASAPDDAEAFALATADGATDAAALWRDGDGDALAALRARHVGYVPHTGGLFAFLNVFDNIDLPRRLLGMADDGTTAALAKRLGVADHLRKKPAALSVGQRQRVAIARALAHGPALVLADEPTASVDPATADLVTELLLEQTAERGAALILASHDWARIERLGLPRVAPEIERRRDGDGVVVRSVFARTS; from the coding sequence ATGACGGAGCGCGCCGCGCCGCTGCTGTCGCTGCGCGGCGTCGCCAAACGCCGCGAATCGGCCGGCGCGCGCTTCGAGCTGCGCGTCGAGTCCCTCGATGTCGCGGCGGGCGAGCGCGTCGCGCTGGTCGGCGAGAGCGGTTCCGGCAAGAGCACGTTGCTCGATCTTCTGGCGCTGGCGTCGGCGCCGGACGACGCGGAGGCGTTCGCTTTGGCGACGGCGGACGGCGCCACCGACGCCGCCGCGTTGTGGCGCGACGGCGACGGCGACGCGCTGGCGGCGCTGCGCGCCCGCCATGTCGGCTACGTGCCGCATACCGGCGGGCTGTTCGCCTTCCTGAACGTGTTCGACAACATCGACCTGCCGCGCCGCCTGCTCGGCATGGCCGACGACGGCACCACGGCGGCGCTCGCCAAGCGGCTGGGCGTGGCAGACCATCTACGCAAGAAGCCGGCGGCGCTCTCGGTCGGCCAGCGCCAGCGCGTCGCCATCGCGCGCGCGCTGGCGCACGGCCCCGCGCTGGTGCTGGCCGACGAGCCGACCGCGTCGGTCGATCCCGCGACCGCCGATCTGGTGACGGAGCTGCTGCTGGAGCAGACCGCCGAGCGCGGCGCGGCGCTGATCCTGGCGTCGCACGACTGGGCGCGGATCGAACGGCTGGGCCTGCCGCGCGTCGCGCCCGAGATCGAACGCCGCCGCGACGGCGACGGCGTCGTCGTCCGCTCGGTGTTCGCGAGGACATCGTGA
- a CDS encoding ABC transporter permease, with amino-acid sequence MVSLALADARHEWRSTLCLVLALAAVLAPLLVLFGLRFGVVQTLTDRLARDPRNLEIAPIGAGRFDAAWFDRAKSWPEVAFLVPRTRAIAASVDLLRPGGSALNVELVPTAPGDPLAVAVAPDPGTPGDGALSITLSGSVARKLGLTPGDALAGIVGRSVEGRVENIRLALRVGSVLPENAYPRDAAFVPVGLLDATESFRDGYAEPLLKADGRPRPEGARLYAGFRMYGRTIHDVPALRDRLRAEKVEVSTRAAEIEQLISLDRNLGLLFWLIAGIGTVGFLLSLGVSLWGAVERKRRDLATLRLLGFRARATVAFPVVQAAAVAVLGIALALAVFAVVARAINVEFETSLGAGEAACRLLPGHVAAAAAATIVCALLASALAGRRAARVDPAEGLREL; translated from the coding sequence ATCGTGTCGCTGGCGCTGGCCGACGCGCGCCACGAGTGGCGCTCGACCCTGTGCCTGGTGCTGGCGCTGGCGGCCGTGCTGGCGCCGCTGCTGGTGCTGTTCGGCCTGCGCTTCGGCGTCGTGCAGACGCTGACCGACCGGCTGGCGCGCGACCCCCGCAACCTCGAGATCGCGCCGATCGGCGCCGGCCGTTTCGACGCGGCGTGGTTCGACAGGGCCAAGTCGTGGCCGGAGGTCGCGTTCCTCGTGCCCCGCACCCGCGCCATCGCGGCCAGCGTCGATCTGCTGCGGCCCGGGGGCTCCGCGCTGAACGTCGAGCTGGTGCCCACGGCGCCGGGCGATCCGCTGGCCGTCGCGGTCGCGCCCGACCCGGGAACGCCCGGCGACGGGGCGCTGTCGATCACCCTGTCCGGCTCGGTGGCGCGCAAACTAGGCCTGACGCCCGGCGACGCGTTGGCGGGCATCGTCGGCCGCAGCGTCGAGGGGCGTGTCGAGAACATCCGCCTCGCGCTGCGCGTCGGGAGCGTGCTGCCGGAGAACGCCTATCCGCGCGACGCCGCGTTCGTGCCGGTCGGACTGTTGGACGCCACCGAGTCCTTCCGCGATGGATACGCCGAGCCGCTGCTGAAGGCCGATGGCAGGCCGCGGCCGGAGGGCGCGCGGCTCTACGCGGGCTTCCGCATGTACGGCCGCACCATCCACGACGTGCCGGCGCTGCGCGACCGGCTGCGGGCGGAGAAGGTCGAGGTCTCCACCCGCGCCGCCGAGATCGAACAGTTGATCTCGCTCGACCGCAATCTCGGCCTGCTGTTCTGGCTGATCGCCGGTATCGGTACCGTCGGCTTCCTGCTGTCGCTGGGCGTCAGCCTGTGGGGCGCGGTCGAGCGCAAGCGGCGCGATCTCGCGACCCTGCGCCTGCTCGGCTTCCGCGCCCGCGCCACCGTCGCCTTCCCGGTGGTGCAGGCCGCGGCCGTCGCGGTCCTCGGCATCGCGCTGGCGCTGGCGGTGTTCGCGGTCGTGGCGCGCGCCATCAACGTCGAGTTCGAGACCAGCCTCGGCGCCGGCGAGGCGGCGTGCCGCCTGCTGCCCGGCCACGTCGCCGCCGCCGCCGCCGCGACGATCGTCTGCGCCCTGCTGGCCTCGGCGCTGGCCGGGCGCCGCGCCGCGCGCGTCGATCCCGCCGAAGGTCTGCGGGAACTATGA
- a CDS encoding virulence factor, whose product MEEVDLKLSRDCDATATAASEAIAWIRDVAPTAESIGQQSGPLVSELQKVRNQSRKLARAAKRKMCVGVFGPSQAGKSYLVSILASREGRPLTAKFDGKSYDFLREINPPGGRESTGLVTRLSADAADAPDGYPVELRLVTQTDIVKILANSFYLDFDHQKAAFQRPDSERIRKRLGELRPLAKDKPVDGLDEDDVLDLVEYFDGYFKGMTQDFHVDFWREAMSLAPRLAGADRARLWSLLWYDFEPYTKLYLELFEGLKKLSFAEEAHCRIDALVPRENSIIDVLILDRLGTDSADALKVRPRKSGAPEAELARSLICALTAELRISIDDKPWPFFDHTDLLDFPGARSRLKLEKLEDAGKGSDGTQKANPLRELLLRGKVAYLFQRYSAEREISAILLCIPDGVQEVRDLSPMMEGWVNATFGETPQARAKQKNGLFLVLTKMDREFEQKAGETEFSGRWSARVNNSLLTNFRGDWPRNWDGRPFRNTLWLRNPTVKDERLMTYADNREVGIADAFKERCDQLRAAFVENEIVRQHFADPATAWDESFRPNDGGLSYIVANLSPVCDPAIKRSQVRGQIDEQIRRLSDRLAGFHNGTDADARQKKQQLVQQVLRGLGPCIKAQRFGELISGLQVDEEELRGIYFRVATLKAGANGKDGAPAPRAGEAVGAGVDLGDIFGEVFGDDATVAAPEGAGGGGSLQDRSQRFAGEAVAHWMERLRRTGGDERAASHFSIDRQHFGWLVDELTVGANRLRMADHLAKEVRVVENNANAKWEDIAERQVRAAANAINRYVDWLGYDRVTRDLRPGLPPQAPTRRVFEDPSAFSESGPPPLTEEPLPIYNTFCADWMRAFLQLAMDNVGFEGGRDITPEQNDRLGAILNRADKARLAA is encoded by the coding sequence ATGGAAGAAGTCGATCTCAAGCTCTCGCGCGACTGCGACGCCACCGCGACGGCGGCGTCGGAGGCGATCGCGTGGATCCGCGACGTCGCGCCCACCGCCGAGAGCATCGGCCAGCAGTCCGGCCCGCTGGTGTCCGAGCTGCAGAAGGTGCGCAACCAGAGCCGCAAGCTGGCGCGCGCCGCCAAGCGCAAGATGTGCGTCGGCGTGTTCGGCCCCAGCCAGGCCGGCAAATCCTACCTCGTGTCGATCCTCGCCAGCCGCGAGGGCCGGCCGCTGACGGCGAAGTTCGACGGCAAGTCCTACGACTTCCTGCGCGAGATCAACCCGCCGGGCGGCCGCGAGTCGACCGGTCTGGTGACGCGGCTGAGCGCCGACGCCGCCGACGCGCCCGATGGATATCCGGTCGAGCTGCGGCTGGTGACGCAGACCGACATCGTCAAGATCCTGGCCAACTCGTTCTACCTCGACTTCGACCACCAGAAGGCGGCGTTCCAGCGGCCGGACTCCGAGCGCATCCGCAAGCGGCTGGGCGAGCTGCGGCCGCTGGCCAAGGACAAGCCGGTCGACGGGCTGGACGAGGACGACGTGCTCGACCTGGTCGAGTACTTCGACGGCTACTTCAAGGGCATGACGCAGGACTTCCACGTCGACTTCTGGCGCGAGGCGATGTCGCTGGCGCCGCGGCTGGCGGGCGCCGACCGCGCGCGGCTGTGGTCGCTGCTGTGGTACGATTTCGAGCCCTACACGAAGCTGTACCTCGAGCTGTTCGAGGGCCTCAAGAAGCTGTCCTTCGCCGAGGAGGCGCACTGCCGCATCGACGCGCTGGTGCCGCGCGAGAACAGCATCATCGACGTGCTGATCCTCGACCGCCTCGGCACCGACTCGGCCGACGCGCTGAAGGTGCGGCCGCGCAAGTCCGGCGCGCCCGAGGCCGAGCTGGCGCGCTCGCTGATCTGCGCGCTGACGGCGGAGCTGCGCATCTCGATCGACGACAAGCCGTGGCCGTTCTTCGACCACACCGACCTGCTCGACTTCCCCGGCGCGCGCTCGCGCCTGAAGCTCGAGAAGCTCGAGGACGCCGGCAAGGGCAGCGACGGCACGCAGAAGGCCAACCCGCTGCGCGAGCTGCTGCTGCGCGGCAAGGTCGCCTACCTGTTCCAGCGCTACTCCGCCGAGCGCGAGATCTCGGCCATCCTGCTGTGCATCCCCGACGGCGTGCAGGAGGTGCGCGACCTGTCGCCGATGATGGAGGGCTGGGTCAACGCCACCTTCGGCGAGACGCCGCAGGCGCGCGCCAAGCAGAAGAACGGCCTGTTCCTCGTGCTCACCAAGATGGACCGCGAGTTCGAGCAGAAGGCCGGCGAGACCGAGTTCAGCGGCCGCTGGTCGGCGCGCGTCAACAACTCGCTGCTGACGAATTTCCGCGGCGACTGGCCGCGAAACTGGGACGGCCGGCCGTTCCGCAACACGCTGTGGCTGCGCAACCCGACGGTCAAGGACGAGCGCCTGATGACCTACGCGGACAACCGCGAGGTCGGCATCGCCGACGCGTTCAAGGAGCGCTGCGACCAGCTGCGCGCCGCCTTCGTCGAGAACGAGATCGTGCGCCAGCACTTCGCCGATCCGGCGACGGCGTGGGACGAGTCGTTCCGCCCCAACGACGGCGGCCTGTCCTACATCGTCGCCAACCTGTCGCCGGTGTGCGATCCCGCGATCAAGCGCTCGCAGGTGCGCGGCCAGATCGACGAGCAGATCCGCCGCCTGTCGGACCGGCTGGCCGGCTTCCACAACGGCACCGACGCCGACGCGCGCCAGAAGAAGCAGCAGCTGGTCCAGCAGGTGCTGCGCGGGCTGGGCCCGTGCATCAAGGCGCAGCGCTTCGGCGAGCTGATCTCCGGGCTGCAGGTCGACGAGGAGGAGCTGCGCGGCATCTATTTCCGCGTCGCCACGCTGAAGGCCGGCGCCAACGGCAAGGACGGCGCGCCGGCGCCGCGCGCGGGCGAGGCGGTCGGCGCGGGCGTCGATCTCGGCGACATCTTCGGCGAGGTGTTCGGCGACGACGCCACGGTCGCGGCGCCGGAGGGCGCGGGCGGCGGCGGCTCGCTGCAGGACCGCTCGCAGCGCTTCGCCGGCGAGGCGGTGGCGCACTGGATGGAGCGCCTGCGCCGTACCGGCGGCGACGAGCGCGCGGCGTCGCACTTCTCGATCGACCGGCAGCATTTCGGCTGGCTGGTCGACGAGCTGACGGTCGGCGCCAACCGGCTGCGCATGGCCGACCACCTCGCCAAGGAGGTGCGCGTCGTCGAGAACAACGCCAACGCCAAGTGGGAGGACATCGCCGAGCGCCAGGTGCGGGCGGCGGCGAACGCCATCAACCGCTACGTCGACTGGCTCGGCTACGACCGCGTCACCCGCGACCTGCGCCCCGGCCTGCCGCCGCAGGCGCCGACGCGGCGCGTGTTCGAGGATCCCTCGGCCTTCTCGGAGAGCGGCCCGCCGCCGCTGACCGAGGAGCCGCTGCCGATCTACAACACCTTCTGCGCCGACTGGATGCGCGCCTTCCTGCAGCTGGCGATGGACAACGTCGGCTTCGAGGGCGGCCGCGACATCACGCCGGAGCAGAACGACCGCCTCGGCGCGATCCTGAACCGCGCCGACAAGGCCCGTCTGGCGGCGTGA